Within the Bacteroidales bacterium genome, the region CATTCAACGCAATGGACTACAACTCCACTTTCATTATCATAATGGGTCGATTGTTTCCAGGATTGCGTGGAGTGGGGGTGAACGTGGCATGATGCGCAGAAGTCGTCTGTTGAAGTTAATTTGACCAATTTATTACCCCCTAAAAATATTATAGAACCGACAAGTATACCAACGATGAATAATGTGGTGTAGGTTTTCTTGATAAGTTTTCTTTTCATGAATTTGATTTTTCTTGACAGCCGTTGATTTTATGTATTTTTAGGTGCATAAAAGTACGCTAAATGTAAAATTATACCAAGCATTTTCTTATTTTTTATTCAATCTAAATTATTCACCGGTGATTTTTCGGAAGTTATTTAATCAGGGGTTCGGAATTTGATGTTCTTTAATGCCGCAGTAGTCCTCCATGAAGAAATGCCCAGCGGGCGTGATAACCGTACCTCCGGACGCACAGAAAATTCATGATCCTTTATATTCACATCAACCACCTGTTTTTTGTCAATCCAGGCTCGTAGCTTCTGGCTGGTAACACGAACACGGATGTGGTACCATTGTTGTTTTTCAAATTTCATCAACCGTTTGGTGAAATTTTCCGATGCATCTTTATCATCGATGTTGCTGATCCCTACCACTGTGCCTCCCCAGCCACCGACAATCAGAGTACAATATTCATCTCCGACCGGAAAGGTCAGTCCGCAGAAAAAATCATTACCCTTAACACGCATGGCATCCAAGGCTATTTCATAATTTTCTTCCGGGAATTCCCGTTGCCACGTGACACCGGTGCAACCGTCTCCCATTCCCAGAATAATTTTCCCCTCGGATTCATCTATGCGTACGGGTCCCTGAGGTCCGAAATTGGTTATTTGCCACCCGTCCAGTGTTCGTCCGTTAAACAAGGGCCGCCATCCCAGGGAATCGGGTTCGGCGTTGTATCCCACCGGTGAAGGATCATTGATTTCTTCCTCATTTTTATTTTGCAGAAGATGCTCCTGGAGAAAGAAAATTCCTGCACCAATTAAAATGGCTGTGAGAAAAATGAATAAGTACCGGGTTTTTAGGGAGAAGCGCATAGTGGATTAACAATTTCTTACTTCTTTTTAAATCATTCTATTTTTTCGAACATAAGAAGCCTGAAGTCCATAGCTGCCTCTCCCGGGATGTTTAACGCTTCAAGTGTCAATGTTCCTCTTCCTTCTTCCAGGTGAATCGTACCCAGTTCCATGGTCATGAAGGCTTTCACATAGGATTCCATGCGTTTTGACCGGTCGTCTTCCATACCGCGGAGCGGGGGATCATGGGCCTCGGTTATTTTACCGGTTATCTCAGCCGAGCCCATACTAAGCTCAATGGTGGAACCCAGGTTCTGGCGGGAACAGGTGTAGTAAAGCTCAACCTGGTAATCACCTTCACTGAGCACGTCAACATCCCAGGTGATTTTGTCCGATGAGGCCGTCCAGTTGGTAAAAAAGGTGCAGTTGGGAAAGCGGTTGGAGCGCTCTATGTTTC harbors:
- a CDS encoding DUF1080 domain-containing protein — protein: MRFSLKTRYLFIFLTAILIGAGIFFLQEHLLQNKNEEEINDPSPVGYNAEPDSLGWRPLFNGRTLDGWQITNFGPQGPVRIDESEGKIILGMGDGCTGVTWQREFPEENYEIALDAMRVKGNDFFCGLTFPVGDEYCTLIVGGWGGTVVGISNIDDKDASENFTKRLMKFEKQQWYHIRVRVTSQKLRAWIDKKQVVDVNIKDHEFSVRPEVRLSRPLGISSWRTTAALKNIKFRTPD